A region of Subtercola boreus DNA encodes the following proteins:
- a CDS encoding MFS transporter: MSQTSQAAPVAVSSRRWWTLTVVALAQLMVVLDSTVVNIALPAAQADLQFSNGDRQWIVTAYSLAFGSLLLLGGRVSDLIGRKRTFIIGLIGFAAASALGGAADSFGMLVFARALQGAFGALLAPTALAVLTTTFTIPKERSRAFGIFGAIAGAGGAIGLLLGGFLTERFDWRWNLYINVFIAVIAVIGAVVFVVNAKREGPRPKLDVPGTILVSGALFSLVYGFSNAETDGWDSPLTWGFLAAAVVLLVAFVLWQRKAAHPLLPLAIILDRNRGAAYSSVLIAGAGMFGIFLFVTYYLQASLGYSPIQTGLSFLPMILMLVLAAQLGNNIFLPRFGPKVLVPIGMALGAIGMIYLTHLNTTSTYAADILPPLMILGFGMGTIMPASIQTATLGVDRRFAGVASAMVNTSQQVGGSIGTALLNTLAASAATGYVASHLPASAAVAADAAVASYATAYWWGAGFFAFGGILAVLLFRRKPVAAAPGTPAASGTAVSANAKAPASASDDLPEPVVAH, encoded by the coding sequence ATGTCCCAGACTTCTCAAGCCGCGCCTGTCGCGGTCTCCTCCCGCCGCTGGTGGACGCTGACCGTCGTCGCGCTCGCCCAGCTCATGGTCGTTCTCGACTCCACCGTCGTCAACATCGCCCTCCCCGCCGCCCAGGCGGACCTGCAGTTCTCCAACGGCGACCGCCAGTGGATCGTCACCGCCTACTCCCTCGCCTTCGGCAGCCTGCTGCTGCTCGGCGGTCGCGTCTCCGACCTCATCGGCCGCAAGCGCACCTTCATCATCGGTCTCATCGGTTTCGCCGCGGCCTCCGCGCTCGGTGGTGCCGCTGACAGCTTCGGGATGCTCGTCTTCGCCCGCGCTCTGCAGGGTGCTTTCGGCGCTCTCCTCGCCCCCACGGCCCTCGCCGTGCTCACCACGACCTTCACCATTCCGAAGGAACGCTCGCGTGCCTTCGGAATCTTCGGCGCGATCGCCGGTGCCGGCGGAGCAATCGGCCTGCTGCTCGGCGGATTCCTCACCGAGAGGTTCGACTGGCGCTGGAACCTGTACATCAACGTCTTCATCGCCGTCATCGCCGTGATCGGCGCCGTCGTCTTCGTGGTGAACGCCAAGCGTGAAGGGCCGCGCCCGAAGCTCGACGTGCCCGGCACCATCCTCGTCTCCGGCGCACTGTTCAGCCTCGTCTACGGGTTCTCGAACGCCGAGACGGACGGCTGGGACTCCCCGCTCACGTGGGGCTTCCTCGCCGCGGCCGTCGTACTGCTGGTCGCGTTCGTGCTCTGGCAGCGGAAGGCCGCCCATCCGCTGCTGCCGCTGGCGATCATCCTGGACCGCAACCGCGGTGCCGCCTATTCGTCGGTACTGATCGCGGGCGCGGGGATGTTCGGCATCTTCCTGTTCGTGACCTACTACCTGCAGGCCTCGCTCGGCTACTCCCCCATCCAGACCGGGCTGTCGTTCCTGCCGATGATCCTGATGCTCGTTCTCGCGGCTCAGCTCGGCAACAACATCTTCCTGCCGCGGTTCGGCCCCAAGGTGCTTGTGCCCATCGGCATGGCACTCGGCGCGATCGGCATGATCTACCTGACGCATCTGAACACGACGAGCACCTATGCGGCCGACATCCTGCCGCCGCTGATGATCCTCGGGTTCGGTATGGGCACGATCATGCCCGCGTCGATCCAGACCGCGACGCTCGGCGTCGACCGCCGGTTCGCCGGGGTCGCCTCGGCGATGGTGAACACGAGCCAGCAGGTCGGTGGCTCGATCGGTACGGCACTGCTCAACACGCTGGCCGCGTCGGCTGCGACCGGGTACGTGGCGTCGCACCTGCCGGCGTCGGCGGCTGTGGCCGCGGATGCCGCGGTGGCGAGTTACGCGACGGCGTACTGGTGGGGGGCCGGGTTCTTCGCGTTCGGCGGCATCCTCGCGGTGCTGCTGTTCCGCCGGAAGCCTGTCGCCGCCGCGCCCGGCACCCCCGCGGCATCCGGAACCGCGGTCTCGGCGAACGCCAAGGCGCCCGCCTCGGCCTCGGACGACCTCCCGGAGCCCGTCGTAGCCCACTGA
- a CDS encoding inorganic diphosphatase yields the protein MASYDAVIEIPKGSRNKYEVDHVTGRVYLDRVLFTSFVYPTDYGFFENTLGLDGDPVDVLVLLEYPVYPGVGVKVRPVGVFNMSDEAGIDSKVIAVPAKDPRWAHITDVDSIPAQLRSEIEHFFEHYKDLEPGKWVKTEGWGSAADAEQIIQNGITKLAEEGAH from the coding sequence ATGGCCAGCTACGACGCCGTCATCGAGATCCCCAAGGGGAGCCGCAACAAGTACGAGGTCGACCACGTCACCGGCCGTGTGTACCTCGACCGCGTGCTCTTCACGAGCTTCGTCTACCCCACCGACTACGGATTCTTCGAGAACACCCTCGGGCTCGACGGCGACCCGGTCGACGTGCTCGTGCTGCTCGAGTACCCGGTCTACCCGGGTGTCGGCGTCAAGGTGCGCCCGGTCGGTGTGTTCAACATGTCGGACGAGGCCGGCATCGACTCCAAGGTCATCGCTGTGCCGGCGAAGGATCCGCGCTGGGCGCACATCACCGACGTCGACAGCATCCCGGCGCAGCTGCGCAGCGAGATCGAGCACTTCTTCGAGCACTACAAAGACCTCGAGCCCGGCAAGTGGGTCAAGACCGAGGGCTGGGGTTCGGCCGCTGACGCTGAGCAGATCATCCAGAATGGCATCACCAAGCTCGCCGAAGAGGGCGCGCACTAG
- the hpt gene encoding hypoxanthine phosphoribosyltransferase, giving the protein MDSSDVSGDLTNVLITEAEIHAKIAELARRIEADYAGQDVLLVGVLKGAVMVMADLARELRLPITMDWMAVSSYGTSTQSSGVVRILKDLDSELEGRTVLIVEDIIDSGLTLSWLLGNLRSRGPASVEVCALLRKPDAVRIELDVKYVGFDIPNDFVIGYGLDYAEKYRNLKDIAVLAPHVYS; this is encoded by the coding sequence ATGGATTCCAGCGACGTCTCAGGCGACCTCACGAACGTTCTCATCACCGAAGCCGAGATCCACGCGAAGATCGCCGAGCTCGCGCGTCGCATCGAAGCCGACTACGCCGGGCAGGACGTGCTGCTCGTCGGCGTGCTGAAGGGCGCGGTCATGGTGATGGCGGACCTCGCCCGCGAACTCCGTCTGCCCATCACGATGGACTGGATGGCCGTCAGCTCGTACGGCACGAGCACCCAGTCGAGCGGGGTGGTGCGTATCCTGAAAGATCTCGACAGCGAACTCGAGGGGCGCACCGTGCTGATCGTCGAGGACATCATCGACTCCGGCCTCACCCTCTCCTGGCTGCTCGGCAACCTGCGGTCGCGCGGGCCGGCATCCGTCGAGGTGTGCGCCCTGCTCCGCAAGCCCGATGCCGTGCGCATCGAACTCGACGTGAAATACGTGGGCTTCGACATCCCGAACGACTTCGTCATCGGCTATGGCCTCGACTACGCGGAGAAGTACCGCAACCTGAAGGACATCGCCGTCCTCGCCCCCCACGTCTACAGCTGA
- the tilS gene encoding tRNA lysidine(34) synthetase TilS, whose protein sequence is MLVALSGGPDSLALAIATAFEAPRNGFLAGAVVVDHDLQAGSAAVAESAAAQARELGLDPVVVVRVRVDPASPDGPEAAARAARYAAFDEVLGAPTGATRILLGHTLDDQAETVLLGLARGSGPSSLSGMAAVNGAFVRPLLGIRRQTVHQSVDDAGLVPWRDPQNLDPAYKRVRVRETVLPLLESELGPGITEALARTADQLREDDQALDALAAEWAAEIVEHAEAGIAVDVHGLRANPPALAQRIVRFVVASEFGVNLSRSQTLAALRLVTEWRGQLGVDLPGIRVTRAGAQLVFARR, encoded by the coding sequence GTGCTCGTCGCCCTCAGCGGCGGCCCGGACTCCCTCGCCCTCGCCATCGCCACCGCCTTCGAGGCGCCCCGGAACGGGTTCCTGGCAGGCGCCGTCGTGGTCGACCACGACCTGCAGGCCGGGTCCGCCGCCGTCGCCGAGTCCGCTGCCGCGCAGGCTCGTGAGCTCGGCCTCGACCCCGTGGTCGTCGTCCGCGTGCGAGTTGATCCTGCGAGCCCCGACGGCCCGGAGGCCGCCGCCCGCGCCGCCCGCTACGCGGCGTTCGACGAGGTACTCGGCGCACCGACCGGCGCCACCCGCATCCTCCTCGGCCACACGCTCGACGACCAGGCCGAGACGGTGCTGCTCGGGCTCGCGCGCGGCTCCGGGCCGTCGAGCCTGTCGGGCATGGCCGCCGTGAACGGAGCCTTCGTGCGGCCGCTGCTGGGCATCCGGCGCCAGACCGTGCACCAGTCGGTGGATGACGCGGGCCTGGTCCCCTGGCGGGACCCGCAGAACCTCGATCCGGCGTACAAAAGGGTTCGGGTGCGCGAGACCGTGCTTCCACTGCTCGAATCCGAGCTCGGGCCTGGCATAACGGAGGCACTCGCCCGCACGGCCGACCAGTTGCGCGAAGACGATCAAGCTCTGGATGCCCTCGCCGCCGAATGGGCGGCCGAGATCGTCGAGCACGCCGAGGCCGGCATCGCGGTCGATGTGCACGGACTGAGGGCGAATCCGCCCGCGCTGGCGCAGCGCATCGTGCGTTTCGTCGTCGCGTCGGAGTTCGGGGTGAACCTCAGTCGCAGCCAGACCCTCGCGGCCCTGCGGCTCGTCACCGAGTGGCGCGGACAGCTCGGGGTCGATCTGCCGGGCATCCGCGTCACCCGCGCCGGCGCGCAGCTCGTCTTTGCCCGCCGCTGA
- a CDS encoding TetR/AcrR family transcriptional regulator has product MTLLEPETSEQLAEFPVRPGRKRDHTRDPEILDAALAVLAETGYDGMTIDMVAARAKAGKATLYRRWPSKAELVIDAVACMKKVDLDPAALPDTGTLRGDMIAMIKPHSIEDSERKMQIMAGLMSMISRAPELADAANTAIIEPRAAVNRLLMRRAVARGEISADCDIETVAMISPSMATYRTLVLKKPVDRDFLVSLIDGVILPALGLGAKPAHVEPAAS; this is encoded by the coding sequence ATGACGCTGCTCGAACCTGAAACCTCGGAACAGCTCGCAGAATTCCCGGTCCGGCCGGGGCGGAAGCGCGACCACACACGTGATCCCGAGATTCTGGATGCCGCACTCGCCGTGCTCGCCGAAACCGGCTACGACGGCATGACCATCGACATGGTCGCCGCTCGCGCCAAGGCAGGCAAAGCCACGCTCTACCGCCGCTGGCCGTCGAAGGCCGAACTCGTGATCGATGCGGTCGCCTGCATGAAGAAGGTCGACCTCGACCCGGCCGCTCTGCCCGACACCGGTACGCTCCGCGGTGACATGATCGCTATGATCAAGCCGCACTCGATCGAGGACAGCGAGCGCAAGATGCAGATCATGGCCGGCCTGATGTCGATGATCTCGCGTGCCCCCGAACTCGCCGACGCCGCGAACACCGCGATCATCGAGCCGCGTGCCGCCGTCAACCGGCTGCTCATGCGCCGGGCCGTCGCCCGCGGCGAGATCTCCGCGGACTGCGACATCGAGACCGTCGCGATGATCAGCCCCTCGATGGCGACGTACCGCACGCTCGTGCTGAAGAAGCCCGTCGACCGCGACTTCCTGGTCTCGCTCATCGACGGGGTCATCCTGCCGGCGCTCGGGCTCGGCGCGAAGCCAGCGCACGTCGAGCCAGCCGCAAGTTAA